Proteins from a single region of Undibacterium sp. KW1:
- a CDS encoding B12-binding domain-containing radical SAM protein, with product MTILLTTLNARYTHASLGLRYLLANMGELQPVTRIQEFVTGARSTDIVERILALRQPGEKFIVGFGVYIWNVVETTQIVAVLKRVAPDVVVILGGPEVSHETGDQEIIRLADYVITGWGDVSFPALCQQILHGPQPLMKVHAGLQPAMADIQLPYHLYSDQDIRHRTLYVEASRGCPFKCEFCLSALDKTAWPFDIDQFLQEMEVLYQRGARLFKFVDRTFNLNIKTSLKIMQFFLDKLEAAPHDPVFAHFEVVPDHLPDALKEGIQKFPEGSLQFEIGIQSFNTDVQALISRKQNNDKAAENIRWLCEHSHAHLHVDLIAGLPGETMESFAAGFNKLVALGPHEIQFGILKRLRGTPIIRHTEAYQLAFDPQPPYTILANKDIAFGDMQRLIRFARYWDMIANSGRFSHSLPLILADTAFENFMALSDWLFVNTDATHRIALDKLAALVNKWLLEVHGVSSEAVQAAASQDYAGQAMHKQGNKADPSAPQRQTRKEAAKEVVAKALPQRQARHLAA from the coding sequence ATGACCATCCTGCTGACCACCCTGAACGCCCGCTATACCCATGCTTCACTGGGCTTGCGCTATTTGCTTGCAAATATGGGCGAGCTGCAGCCAGTCACGCGGATACAGGAATTTGTCACCGGTGCACGCAGTACGGATATCGTCGAAAGAATTTTGGCCTTGCGCCAGCCCGGTGAAAAATTCATCGTCGGCTTTGGTGTGTATATCTGGAATGTCGTTGAGACCACGCAGATCGTCGCTGTCCTGAAACGCGTCGCACCTGATGTCGTGGTGATACTCGGCGGCCCCGAGGTATCGCACGAAACTGGCGACCAGGAAATCATACGCCTGGCTGACTATGTGATTACCGGGTGGGGCGATGTCAGCTTCCCTGCGCTGTGCCAGCAAATCCTGCACGGTCCGCAACCACTGATGAAAGTGCATGCGGGCCTGCAACCAGCAATGGCCGACATACAATTGCCTTACCATCTGTATAGCGATCAGGACATCCGTCACCGCACCCTGTATGTCGAGGCTTCACGCGGCTGCCCTTTCAAATGCGAATTCTGCCTGTCCGCGCTCGACAAGACGGCCTGGCCGTTTGATATAGACCAGTTCCTGCAAGAGATGGAAGTGCTGTATCAGCGTGGTGCACGCCTGTTCAAATTTGTCGATCGTACGTTCAACCTGAATATCAAAACCAGCTTGAAGATCATGCAGTTCTTTCTCGATAAACTCGAAGCAGCACCGCATGACCCGGTATTCGCCCATTTTGAAGTGGTGCCTGATCATTTACCGGATGCCTTGAAAGAGGGCATACAAAAATTCCCTGAAGGCAGCCTGCAATTTGAGATAGGCATACAAAGTTTTAATACTGACGTGCAGGCTCTCATCAGCCGCAAGCAAAATAATGACAAAGCAGCCGAGAACATACGCTGGCTGTGCGAACATTCACACGCGCATTTGCATGTGGACTTGATCGCTGGCTTGCCGGGTGAAACCATGGAGAGTTTTGCCGCAGGATTTAACAAGCTGGTGGCCCTGGGCCCGCATGAGATACAGTTCGGCATCTTGAAACGCCTGCGCGGCACACCGATTATCCGCCACACAGAAGCCTACCAACTGGCTTTTGACCCGCAACCGCCTTACACCATCCTGGCCAACAAGGACATTGCCTTTGGCGACATGCAAAGGCTGATACGCTTTGCCCGATACTGGGACATGATTGCCAATTCAGGGCGTTTTTCGCACAGCCTGCCTCTGATACTGGCAGATACTGCCTTTGAAAACTTCATGGCCTTGTCAGACTGGCTGTTCGTCAATACAGATGCAACGCACCGCATTGCCCTCGATAAACTGGCCGCACTCGTCAACAAGTGGTTGCTGGAGGTACATGGCGTAAGCAGTGAAGCAGTGCAAGCTGCGGCATCGCAGGACTATGCCGGGCAAGCCATGCACAAGCAAGGCAACAAAGCCGATCCATCTGCACCACAAAGACAGACCAGAAAAGAGGCTGCGAAAGAAGTAGTGGCAAAGGCTTTGCCACAGAGGCAGGCTCGGCATCTGGCGGCTTAA
- a CDS encoding metal-sensitive transcriptional regulator — protein MADTPPLKIVQGTALNDQQKKDLLHRLARVEGQLRGVQKLIAKAAVPADCEAVAQQMSAARKALDRSFVTLLTSAVVTHAEKAETTEEAVASTRRLASLLEKFA, from the coding sequence ATGGCAGATACTCCCCCACTGAAGATAGTGCAAGGCACGGCTTTGAACGATCAGCAGAAAAAAGACCTGCTGCATCGTCTGGCCAGGGTGGAAGGGCAATTGCGCGGCGTGCAAAAACTCATCGCCAAGGCAGCCGTACCGGCTGATTGCGAGGCAGTAGCGCAACAGATGTCCGCCGCCCGCAAGGCGCTCGACCGTTCTTTTGTGACCTTGCTGACCAGTGCGGTTGTCACCCATGCAGAAAAGGCAGAGACGACCGAAGAAGCCGTCGCCAGCACCCGGCGCCTGGCGTCCTTGCTGGAAAAATTCGCCTGA
- a CDS encoding HDOD domain-containing protein yields the protein MLGLLRSLWRRLGIGSAADAEALQAATVFSAPEDIVAEEGAWQAGFDVDSRFYPWLLGAYGKQVQHGADKPLLIALERLVRADFSDARHIPRVPSVLPQLLKSLRNENVSGDELASHIGRDVSLVAEIISEVNSSYYSPADKISSLDNAIRLLGINGLRLLVARTAFRPLIQLQSGRITCVVAPLIWEQSEKCAQACRLLAQERGLDGFHAYLAGLVQNIGLIIAFRSLDQIMVAPVMPLATEFRLRFLHMAHILSYRIAKEWDFPDAVMQALKDQVSHDGPLQDLGLVLKQAGDISKIRLLVNAAVISDDDEDLHLAADAEMQRCFTALHVQEKDEA from the coding sequence GTGCTAGGCTTGCTGCGCAGTTTATGGCGGCGGCTGGGCATAGGTTCTGCTGCTGATGCAGAAGCACTGCAGGCAGCCACTGTCTTCAGCGCACCTGAAGATATCGTCGCCGAAGAAGGGGCCTGGCAAGCTGGCTTTGATGTCGATTCACGGTTTTACCCGTGGCTGCTCGGTGCTTATGGCAAGCAGGTACAGCATGGCGCAGATAAACCACTGCTGATTGCACTGGAACGCCTGGTCAGGGCAGACTTTAGCGATGCCCGCCATATCCCGCGCGTGCCCAGCGTGCTGCCGCAGTTGTTGAAGAGCCTGCGCAATGAAAATGTCTCTGGTGATGAACTGGCCAGCCATATTGGCAGGGATGTGAGCCTGGTCGCCGAGATCATCTCTGAAGTCAACAGCTCTTATTACAGCCCGGCAGACAAGATCAGCAGCCTCGACAATGCGATACGCCTGCTCGGCATCAACGGCCTGCGCCTGCTGGTGGCGCGCACGGCTTTCCGCCCGTTGATACAACTGCAGTCTGGCCGTATCACTTGCGTGGTTGCACCGCTGATCTGGGAACAGTCAGAAAAATGTGCGCAGGCTTGCCGCCTGCTGGCGCAGGAACGCGGGCTTGATGGCTTTCATGCCTACCTGGCCGGTCTGGTGCAAAACATCGGCCTGATCATTGCCTTTCGCAGCCTCGATCAGATCATGGTGGCACCGGTCATGCCGCTGGCGACGGAATTTCGCCTGCGCTTTTTACACATGGCACATATCCTGTCTTACCGCATCGCCAAAGAATGGGATTTTCCTGATGCTGTCATGCAAGCTCTGAAAGACCAGGTCAGCCATGATGGTCCATTACAGGATCTGGGCCTGGTGTTGAAGCAGGCGGGCGACATCAGCAAAATAAGATTGCTGGTGAATGCCGCTGTCATCAGTGACGACGATGAAGACCTGCATCTGGCTGCAGACGCAGAAATGCAGCGCTGTTTTACGGCGCTGCATGTACAGGAAAAGGATGAGGCCTAG
- a CDS encoding sensor histidine kinase, translated as MERPYRLGSLRGQFLRWLLIPLVLLVALNAFSVYRNALDAADLAYDRSLLSSARALAERVQIVDGKVVANVPYVALDSFETDTLGRLYYKVTGVNGEFVSGYEDLPDLPKNVPRSEIYPALVHFFHADYQDQPVRIAALHQPVYDDQMRGIALIEVGETLDARRGLSRKILIDTLLRQAALVLAVALMVWVALRFVLAPIMQLRADVEAREPTDLSGFDPNVVHKEIRPLVNAMNAYMERLQTLINGQKRFIADASHQLRTPLTVLKTQAELALRENDVAAMRQIVASIAQTTDATVHLANRLLTLARTGHGAAAAELDDILLNQLAQEVCLELAMPAVRKQLDLALEADQAVPYRGNTLLLHEMLSNLLDNAIRYTPEGGRIVLHVYQQDGQAHIDIQDTGPGITEAEREKVFEPFYRASASSLANPGGTGLGLCIVHDIVKLHGGEISLDDASLNTLATSEAPGLRVHIRFPLPA; from the coding sequence ATGGAGCGGCCTTACCGACTGGGGAGTTTGCGCGGCCAGTTCTTGCGCTGGCTCTTGATACCCCTGGTCTTGCTGGTAGCGCTGAATGCATTCTCGGTTTACCGCAATGCCCTTGATGCAGCTGATCTGGCTTACGACCGCTCTTTGCTGTCGTCGGCCAGGGCGCTGGCAGAAAGGGTGCAGATTGTCGATGGCAAGGTCGTTGCGAACGTACCCTATGTGGCGTTGGACAGTTTTGAAACCGATACCCTGGGGCGTTTGTATTACAAGGTCACCGGCGTCAATGGCGAGTTTGTTTCTGGCTATGAAGACTTGCCGGATTTGCCGAAGAATGTACCGCGTTCAGAGATCTACCCTGCCCTCGTGCATTTCTTCCATGCGGATTACCAGGATCAGCCTGTGCGCATCGCCGCCCTGCACCAGCCTGTGTATGACGACCAGATGCGTGGCATTGCCCTCATCGAAGTCGGTGAAACCCTGGACGCACGGCGCGGCCTGTCCCGCAAAATCCTCATTGATACCCTGCTGCGCCAGGCTGCGCTGGTGTTGGCGGTGGCACTCATGGTCTGGGTGGCTTTGCGCTTTGTCCTGGCCCCCATCATGCAATTGCGTGCCGACGTGGAGGCGCGTGAGCCGACTGATTTATCAGGCTTTGACCCGAATGTCGTGCACAAGGAAATACGCCCGCTGGTGAATGCCATGAATGCCTATATGGAAAGGCTGCAGACCCTGATCAACGGGCAAAAACGCTTCATCGCCGATGCCTCGCACCAGTTGCGCACACCACTGACGGTATTGAAAACCCAGGCCGAGCTGGCGCTGCGTGAAAACGATGTAGCCGCCATGCGCCAGATCGTCGCCAGCATTGCCCAGACTACCGATGCCACCGTCCATCTGGCAAACCGCCTGCTGACACTGGCGCGTACGGGCCATGGTGCGGCAGCGGCAGAGCTGGATGACATCTTGCTCAACCAGCTCGCGCAAGAGGTCTGCCTGGAACTGGCTATGCCTGCCGTGCGCAAGCAACTGGATCTGGCGCTGGAGGCTGATCAGGCTGTGCCTTACCGTGGCAATACGCTGTTGCTGCATGAAATGCTCAGCAACCTGCTCGACAATGCCATACGCTATACGCCAGAAGGTGGCCGCATCGTGCTGCATGTATACCAGCAGGATGGCCAGGCGCATATTGATATCCAGGATACAGGGCCGGGCATCACAGAGGCCGAGCGTGAAAAAGTATTCGAACCCTTTTACCGCGCCTCTGCCAGCTCGCTTGCCAATCCCGGCGGCACCGGCCTGGGGCTGTGCATAGTGCACGACATCGTCAAGCTGCATGGAGGCGAGATCAGCCTCGACGATGCCAGCCTGAATACACTAGCCACATCTGAAGCACCGGGCCTGCGTGTGCATATCCGTTTCCCGCTGCCAGCCTGA
- a CDS encoding ABC transporter substrate-binding protein, translating into MSILAKVAAGKYMCGLWQPVRLGVRLLFLSSVLLIVTPGSATEAAKQDKLVLLIRELRNEAGDIVPIRDEIRQLLNYFEHHLQIKFEIRRYPWTRLLVNAKNGEGIIFGLSKNRERLQTYQFSEAIYANYVWLVTRSDSSFSYNSMLDLKGKTVGVIRGTSYGDEFDSQRNVLFQVEEDVGSHGARLKKLINKRMDVMIFGDRRAQADEIEQLLIRILRKESSSGDQTLEHGFKVLPKPMLVDELHFAAVGAQYEEWIRKLNAAILAGRKSGEISRILISDK; encoded by the coding sequence ATGTCCATCCTGGCAAAAGTAGCAGCGGGCAAGTATATGTGCGGGCTCTGGCAGCCTGTGCGGCTGGGTGTGCGTTTGCTGTTCTTGTCTTCTGTCTTGTTGATTGTCACTCCTGGCTCAGCGACAGAAGCAGCAAAGCAGGACAAACTGGTCTTGCTGATACGTGAGTTGCGTAATGAAGCCGGTGACATCGTTCCGATACGCGATGAAATCCGGCAGTTGCTGAATTATTTTGAGCATCACCTGCAAATCAAATTTGAAATTCGCCGTTACCCGTGGACGCGCCTGCTGGTGAATGCCAAAAACGGCGAAGGCATTATCTTTGGTCTTTCAAAAAACCGTGAACGCCTGCAGACCTACCAGTTCTCTGAAGCCATCTATGCAAACTATGTCTGGCTGGTCACGCGCAGTGATTCCAGCTTTAGCTATAACAGCATGCTGGACCTGAAAGGCAAGACCGTCGGTGTCATACGCGGCACCAGCTACGGTGATGAATTTGACAGCCAGCGCAATGTCTTGTTCCAGGTTGAAGAAGATGTCGGTTCACATGGCGCGCGCCTCAAAAAACTCATCAATAAAAGAATGGATGTCATGATCTTCGGTGATCGCCGCGCCCAGGCAGACGAGATCGAACAATTATTGATACGCATACTGCGCAAAGAATCCAGCAGCGGTGACCAGACCCTGGAGCACGGCTTCAAGGTCTTGCCCAAGCCCATGCTGGTCGATGAATTACATTTCGCTGCGGTTGGTGCGCAGTATGAAGAATGGATACGCAAGCTCAATGCCGCAATACTGGCAGGCAGAAAATCTGGCGAGATCAGCCGTATCCTGATCAGTGACAAGTGA
- a CDS encoding Imm41 family immunity protein, whose product MPNTNANYREDVTLVMFENISRNLPGNPHWEGSFYEQLTEYGIWDKKEFCLLRSDLILAANQFKGSAAIDKQVACAIVRLQSNVSRLFAAHFDENDVFNILDLSNDELHVYKERLDAAVVNVFSGELLTEDAFELADPVR is encoded by the coding sequence ATGCCGAATACAAATGCCAACTACAGGGAAGACGTCACATTAGTCATGTTTGAAAATATCTCTCGCAACCTGCCAGGCAATCCGCATTGGGAGGGCAGTTTTTATGAGCAGCTCACCGAGTACGGTATATGGGATAAGAAAGAGTTTTGCTTGCTGCGCAGCGACCTGATCCTGGCCGCCAATCAATTCAAAGGCAGTGCAGCTATAGATAAGCAAGTCGCTTGCGCAATCGTCAGGTTACAGTCAAATGTCAGCAGATTATTTGCTGCGCATTTTGATGAGAATGATGTTTTCAACATTCTTGATTTGAGCAATGATGAATTGCACGTCTATAAGGAAAGACTGGATGCGGCAGTAGTCAATGTATTCTCTGGCGAACTTCTTACTGAAGATGCATTTGAGCTGGCCGATCCAGTACGTTAA